A DNA window from Panthera tigris isolate Pti1 chromosome X, P.tigris_Pti1_mat1.1, whole genome shotgun sequence contains the following coding sequences:
- the IGSF1 gene encoding immunoglobulin superfamily member 1 isoform X1, with translation MTLDRPGQRPTMLRTFTVLLFCIRLSLGMTSIVMQSQPELWIETNYPQAPWENITLWCKSPSRISSKFLLLKDKTQMTWIRPSSKTFQVSFPLGALTKYNAGLYRCCYWKETGWSEPSKVLELEAPGQLPKPIFWIQAETSPLPGCNVNILCHGWLQDLVFMLFKEGYAEPVDYQIPTGTVAIFSIANMTPESEGVYICRTHIQMLPTLWSEPSNPLKLIVAGLYPKPTLTAYPGPIMAPGESLSLRCQGPIYGMTFALIRLEDLEKSFYRKRPIKNEAYFFFRALKIHDAGHYLCFYYDGSYRGSLLSDILKIWVTDTFPKTWLLAQPSPVVQMGQNVSLWCRGPVDGVGLALYKKGEDKPLQLLDTASTDDDESFFLNNVTYSDAGVYSCLYLLSWKTSIRMTSHNTMELVVVDKPPKPSLSAWPSTVFKLGKAITLQCRVPHPVLEFSLEWEERAAFQKFAVDGDFIIINAEGKGTGTYSCSYRIEAHPNIWSHRSEPLRLMGPAGFLTWNYVLNEAIRLSLFMPLVALLLVVLWIRWKCRRLRIREAWLLGTAQGVTMLFIVTVLFCFAISFAGLCNGVLTEETEIIMPTPKPELWAETNFPLAPWKNLTLWCRSPSGSTKEFVLLKDGTGWIATRPASEQVRAAFPLGALTQSHTGSYHCHSWEEMAVSEPSEALELVGTDMLPKPVISASPPIRGQKLQIRCKGWLAGMEFVLYKEGVQEPVQQLGAVGREAFFTIQRMEAKDQGNYSCRTHTEKRPFKWSEPSEPLELVIKEMYPKPFFKTWASPVVTPGARVTFNCSTPHQHMSFILYKDGSEIASSDRSWASPGASAAHFLIISVGAGDGGNYSCRYYDFAIWSEPSDPVELVVTEYYPQPTLLAQPGPVVLPGKNVTLRCQGAFPGMRFALLQEGNQVPLRFQSTSGNSADFLLHTVGAEDSGNYSCVYYETTMSNRGSHLSKPIMIWVTDTFPKPWLFAEPSSVVPVGKNVTLWCQGPVHGVGYILHKEREATSVQLWGSTSNDGAFPITNISGASIGRYSCCYHPDWTSPIKIQPSNTLELIVTGLLPKPSLLAQPGPIVAPGENMTFQCQGELPDSTFVLLKEGTQEPLEQQKPSGYRADFWMPAVRGEDSGIYSCVYYLDSAPFAASNHSDFLEIWVTDKPPKPSLSAWPSTMFKLGKDITLQCRGPLPGVEFVLEHDGEEAPQQFSEDGDFVINNVEGKGIGNYSCSYRLQAYPDIWSEPSDALELVGAAGPAAQECTVGNIVRSSLIVVVVVALGVVLAIEWKKWPRLRTRDSETDGRDQTIALEECNQEGEPGANTSSPSSVSQETSVELPVPI, from the exons ATGACCCTGGACCGGCCAGGGCAGCGACCCACCATGTTGCGGACATTTACTGTCTTGCTCTTTTGCATTC ggCTGAGTCTGGGTATGACATCGATAG TGATGCAGTCACAACCAGAGCTGTGGATAGAGACCAACTACCCTCAGGCCCCTTGGGAGAACATAACACTTTGGTGCAAAAGCCCCTCTCGGATTTCAAGCAAGTTCCTGCTGCTGAAGGATAAGACACAGATGACCTGGATCCGCCCTTCCTCCAAGACCTTCCAAGTTTCATTCCCTTTAGGTGCCCTTACTAAGTACAATGCAGGTCTTTACAGGTGCTGCTACTGGAAGGAGACAGGCTGGTCAGAGCCCAGTAAAGTTTTAGAGTTGGAGGCACCAG GTCAGCTGCCCAAGCCCATCTTCTGGATCCAGGCTGAGACCTCCCCTCTTCCTGGATGTAATGTTAACATACTCTGCCATGGCTGGCTGCAGGATTTGGTGTTCATGCTGTTCAAGGAGGGATATGCAGAGCCCGTGGATTACCAAATCCCAACTGGGACAGTGGCCATATTCTCCATTGCCAACATGACGCCTGAGAGCGAAGGGGTTTACATCTGCCGCACTCATATCCAGATGCTCCCCACTCTGTGGTCAGAGCCCAGCAACCCCCTGAAGCTGATTGTGGCAG GACTCTATCCCAAACCAACTCTGACAGCATATCCTGGGCCCATTATGGCACCTGGAGAAAGCCTGAGCCTCAGGTGTCAGGGACCAATCTATGGAATGACATTTGCCCTAATAAGGCTTGAAGACTTGGAGAAATCCTTTTACCGCAAGAGGCCAATAAAAAACGAGGCATATTTCTTCTTTCGGGCTTTGAAAATCCATGATGCTGGACATTACCTCTGTTTTTACTATGATGGGTCATACAGGGGTTCACTCCTTAGTGATATCCTGAAAATCTGGGTAACCG ACACTTTCCCCAAGACCTGGCTACTTGCTCAGCCCAGTCCTGTGGTCCAAATGGGTCAGAACGTGAGCCTGTGGTGTCGAGGGCCAGTGGATGGAGTGGGGCTTGCACTCTATAAGAAAGGAGAAGACAAACCACTTCAGCTCTTGGATACTGCCAGCACTGATGACGATGAGTCATTCTTCCTCAACAATGTGACCTACAGTGATGCTGGCGTCTATAGCTGCCTCTATCTCCTCTCCTGGAAGACCTCCATCAGGATGACATCACACAACACCATGGAGCTCGTGGTTGTAG ATAAGCCCCCCAAACCCTCCCTGTCAGCTTGGCCCAGCACTGTGTTCAAGCTAGGAAAGGCAATTACCCTCCAGTGCCGAGTACCTCATCCAGTACTCGAATTTTCTCTGGAATGGGAGGAAAGAGCAGCATTCCAAAAATTTGCGGTGGATGGAGACTTCATCATCATTAATGCTGAAGGGAAAGGCACAGGGACCTACAGTTGTAGTTATCGCATAGAGGCACACCCCAACATCTGGTCACATCGCAGTGAGCCCCTGAGGCTGATGGGGCCAGCAG GCTTTCTCACCTGGAATTACGTTCTGAATGAAGCTATCAGGCTGTCCCTATTCATGCCGCTTGTTGCCTTGCTGTTGGTAGTGCTGTGGATAAGGTGGAAGTGTCGGAGACTCAGAATAAG AGAAGCCTGGTTGCTGGGGACTGCTCAAGGGGTCACCATGCTCTTCATAGTCACTGTCCTCTTCTGCTTTG CAATTTCTTTTGCAGGACTGTGCAATGGGGTATTGACAGAAGAGACTG AAATAATCATGCCAACCCCTAAGCCTGAGCTGTGGGCAGAGACCAACTTCCCTCTTGCCCCGTGGAAGAACTTAACCCTCTGGTGCAGAAGCCCTTCTGGCTCAACTAAGGAGTTTGTGTTGCTGAAGGATGGGACCGGGTGGATTGCAACTCGCCCGGCCTCAGAGCAGGTCCGGGCTGCCTTCCCCCTTGGCGCCCTGACCCAGAGCCACACCGGGAGTTACCATTGCCATTCGTGGGAGGAGATGGCTGTGTCAGAGCCCAGTGAGGCTCTGGAGCTGGTGGGCACAG ACATGCTCCCCAAACCTGTCATTTCTGCTTCCCCCCCAATCCGGGGCCAGAAACTGCAAATCCGGTGCAAAGGATGGCTGGCAGGCATGGAGTTTGTTCTGTACAAGGAGGGAGTGCAGGAACCTGTCCAGCAACTTGGTGCGGTTGGGAGAGAAGCCTTCTTTACAATCCAAAGAATGGAGGCTAAAGACCAAGGCAATTATAGCTGCCGTACTCACACTGAAAAGCGCCCCTTCAAGTGGTCTGAGCCCAGTGAGCCCCTGGAGCTTGTCATAAAAG AAATGTACCCCAAGCCCTTCTTCAAGACATGGGCCAGCCCTGTGGTCACTCCTGGTGCCCGAGTGACTTTCAACTGCTCCACTCCCCACCAGCACATGAGCTTTATTCTTTACAAAGATGGAAGCGAAATAGCATCCAGTGACAGGTCTTGGGCAAGTCCAGGGGCCAGTGCAGCTCACTTTCTGATCATTTCGGTGGGCGCTGGTGATGGAGGGAATTACAGCTGCCGCTATTATGACTTTGCTATCTGGTCTGAGCCCAGCGACCCTGTGGAACTCGTGGTGACAG AATACTACCCGCAACCCACTCTCCTGGCACAGCCAGGTCCTGTGGTGCTTCCTGGAAAGAATGTGACCCTGCGCTGCCAAGGGGCTTTCCCAGGCATGAGGTTTGCCCTCTTGCAGGAAGGAAACCAGGTTCCCTTACGGTTCCAGAGCACCTCAGGGAACTCAGCTGACTTCCTCCTCCATACCGTTGGAGCAGAGGACTCTGGGAACTACAGTTGTGTCTACTACGAGACAACCATGTCAAATAGGGGATCGCATCTCAGCAAGCCCATTATGATCTGGGTGACTG ACACGTTTCCCAAGCCATGGTTGTTTGCTGAGCCCAGTTCTGTGGTTCCTGTGGGGAAGAATGTTACTCTCTGGTGTCAGGGGCCAGTCCATGGAGTAGGGTACATTCTgcacaaagaaagagaagccaCTTCAGTGCAGCTCTGGGGATCTACCAGTAATGACGGGGCATTCCCCATCACCAATATATCTGGTGCTAGCATAGGGCGTTACAGCTGCTGCTACCACCCTGACTGGACCAGCCCTATCAAGATACAGCCTAGCAACACTCTGGAACTCATAGTCACAG GTTTGCTCCCCAAACCCAGCCTCTTAGCCCAGCCAGGTCCCATTGTAGCCCCTGGAGAAAATATGACTTTTCAATGCCAAGGGGAACTTCCAGACTCAACATTTGTCCTGCTGAAGGAGGGCACTCAAGAGCCTTTGGAGCAACAGAAGCCAAGCGGGTACAGGGCTGACTTCTGGATGCCAGCGGTGAGAGGTGAAGATTCTGGGATCTATAGCTGTGTTTATTATTTGGATTCTGCTCCCTTTGCGGCTTCCAATCACAGTGACTTCCTGGAGATCTGGGTGACTG ATAAGCCCCCTAAGCCCTCGCTGTCAGCCTGGCCCAGCACTATGTTCAAGCTAGGGAAGGACATCACCCTTCAGTGCCGAGGACCCCTGCCAGGTGTTGAATTTGTCCTGGAGCATGACGGAGAAGAGGCTCCTCAGCAGTTCTCAGAGGATGGGGACTTCGTCATCAACAATGTAGAAGGAAAAGGCATTGGCAACTATAGCTGCAGCTACCGCCTCCAGGCCTATCCTGATATCTGGTCGGAGCCAAGTGATGCCCTGGAGCTGGTGGGGGCAGCAG GGCCTGCTGCTCAGGAGTGCACTGTGGGGAACATTGTCCGGAGTAGTCTGATTGTGGTGGTAGTTGTAGCCTTGGGGGTGGTGCTAGCCATAGAGTGGAAGAAGTGGCCTCGACTCCGAACCAG GGACTCAGAGACAGATGGAAGAGACCAGACCATAGCCCTTGAAGAGTGTAACCAAGAGGGAGAACCAGGCGCCAACACCAGCTCTCCCTCATCAGTCTCTCAGGAAACCTCAGTGGAACTGCCAGTCCCAATATAA
- the IGSF1 gene encoding immunoglobulin superfamily member 1 isoform X2: MTLDRPGQRPTMLRTFTVLLFCIRLSLGMTSIVMQSQPELWIETNYPQAPWENITLWCKSPSRISSKFLLLKDKTQMTWIRPSSKTFQVSFPLGALTKYNAGLYRCCYWKETGWSEPSKVLELEAPGQLPKPIFWIQAETSPLPGCNVNILCHGWLQDLVFMLFKEGYAEPVDYQIPTGTVAIFSIANMTPESEGVYICRTHIQMLPTLWSEPSNPLKLIVAGLYPKPTLTAYPGPIMAPGESLSLRCQGPIYGMTFALIRLEDLEKSFYRKRPIKNEAYFFFRALKIHDAGHYLCFYYDGSYRGSLLSDILKIWVTDTFPKTWLLAQPSPVVQMGQNVSLWCRGPVDGVGLALYKKGEDKPLQLLDTASTDDDESFFLNNVTYSDAGVYSCLYLLSWKTSIRMTSHNTMELVVVDKPPKPSLSAWPSTVFKLGKAITLQCRVPHPVLEFSLEWEERAAFQKFAVDGDFIIINAEGKGTGTYSCSYRIEAHPNIWSHRSEPLRLMGPAGFLTWNYVLNEAIRLSLFMPLVALLLVVLWIRWKCRRLRIREAWLLGTAQGVTMLFIVTVLFCFGLCNGVLTEETEIIMPTPKPELWAETNFPLAPWKNLTLWCRSPSGSTKEFVLLKDGTGWIATRPASEQVRAAFPLGALTQSHTGSYHCHSWEEMAVSEPSEALELVGTDMLPKPVISASPPIRGQKLQIRCKGWLAGMEFVLYKEGVQEPVQQLGAVGREAFFTIQRMEAKDQGNYSCRTHTEKRPFKWSEPSEPLELVIKEMYPKPFFKTWASPVVTPGARVTFNCSTPHQHMSFILYKDGSEIASSDRSWASPGASAAHFLIISVGAGDGGNYSCRYYDFAIWSEPSDPVELVVTEYYPQPTLLAQPGPVVLPGKNVTLRCQGAFPGMRFALLQEGNQVPLRFQSTSGNSADFLLHTVGAEDSGNYSCVYYETTMSNRGSHLSKPIMIWVTDTFPKPWLFAEPSSVVPVGKNVTLWCQGPVHGVGYILHKEREATSVQLWGSTSNDGAFPITNISGASIGRYSCCYHPDWTSPIKIQPSNTLELIVTGLLPKPSLLAQPGPIVAPGENMTFQCQGELPDSTFVLLKEGTQEPLEQQKPSGYRADFWMPAVRGEDSGIYSCVYYLDSAPFAASNHSDFLEIWVTDKPPKPSLSAWPSTMFKLGKDITLQCRGPLPGVEFVLEHDGEEAPQQFSEDGDFVINNVEGKGIGNYSCSYRLQAYPDIWSEPSDALELVGAAGPAAQECTVGNIVRSSLIVVVVVALGVVLAIEWKKWPRLRTRDSETDGRDQTIALEECNQEGEPGANTSSPSSVSQETSVELPVPI; this comes from the exons ATGACCCTGGACCGGCCAGGGCAGCGACCCACCATGTTGCGGACATTTACTGTCTTGCTCTTTTGCATTC ggCTGAGTCTGGGTATGACATCGATAG TGATGCAGTCACAACCAGAGCTGTGGATAGAGACCAACTACCCTCAGGCCCCTTGGGAGAACATAACACTTTGGTGCAAAAGCCCCTCTCGGATTTCAAGCAAGTTCCTGCTGCTGAAGGATAAGACACAGATGACCTGGATCCGCCCTTCCTCCAAGACCTTCCAAGTTTCATTCCCTTTAGGTGCCCTTACTAAGTACAATGCAGGTCTTTACAGGTGCTGCTACTGGAAGGAGACAGGCTGGTCAGAGCCCAGTAAAGTTTTAGAGTTGGAGGCACCAG GTCAGCTGCCCAAGCCCATCTTCTGGATCCAGGCTGAGACCTCCCCTCTTCCTGGATGTAATGTTAACATACTCTGCCATGGCTGGCTGCAGGATTTGGTGTTCATGCTGTTCAAGGAGGGATATGCAGAGCCCGTGGATTACCAAATCCCAACTGGGACAGTGGCCATATTCTCCATTGCCAACATGACGCCTGAGAGCGAAGGGGTTTACATCTGCCGCACTCATATCCAGATGCTCCCCACTCTGTGGTCAGAGCCCAGCAACCCCCTGAAGCTGATTGTGGCAG GACTCTATCCCAAACCAACTCTGACAGCATATCCTGGGCCCATTATGGCACCTGGAGAAAGCCTGAGCCTCAGGTGTCAGGGACCAATCTATGGAATGACATTTGCCCTAATAAGGCTTGAAGACTTGGAGAAATCCTTTTACCGCAAGAGGCCAATAAAAAACGAGGCATATTTCTTCTTTCGGGCTTTGAAAATCCATGATGCTGGACATTACCTCTGTTTTTACTATGATGGGTCATACAGGGGTTCACTCCTTAGTGATATCCTGAAAATCTGGGTAACCG ACACTTTCCCCAAGACCTGGCTACTTGCTCAGCCCAGTCCTGTGGTCCAAATGGGTCAGAACGTGAGCCTGTGGTGTCGAGGGCCAGTGGATGGAGTGGGGCTTGCACTCTATAAGAAAGGAGAAGACAAACCACTTCAGCTCTTGGATACTGCCAGCACTGATGACGATGAGTCATTCTTCCTCAACAATGTGACCTACAGTGATGCTGGCGTCTATAGCTGCCTCTATCTCCTCTCCTGGAAGACCTCCATCAGGATGACATCACACAACACCATGGAGCTCGTGGTTGTAG ATAAGCCCCCCAAACCCTCCCTGTCAGCTTGGCCCAGCACTGTGTTCAAGCTAGGAAAGGCAATTACCCTCCAGTGCCGAGTACCTCATCCAGTACTCGAATTTTCTCTGGAATGGGAGGAAAGAGCAGCATTCCAAAAATTTGCGGTGGATGGAGACTTCATCATCATTAATGCTGAAGGGAAAGGCACAGGGACCTACAGTTGTAGTTATCGCATAGAGGCACACCCCAACATCTGGTCACATCGCAGTGAGCCCCTGAGGCTGATGGGGCCAGCAG GCTTTCTCACCTGGAATTACGTTCTGAATGAAGCTATCAGGCTGTCCCTATTCATGCCGCTTGTTGCCTTGCTGTTGGTAGTGCTGTGGATAAGGTGGAAGTGTCGGAGACTCAGAATAAG AGAAGCCTGGTTGCTGGGGACTGCTCAAGGGGTCACCATGCTCTTCATAGTCACTGTCCTCTTCTGCTTTG GACTGTGCAATGGGGTATTGACAGAAGAGACTG AAATAATCATGCCAACCCCTAAGCCTGAGCTGTGGGCAGAGACCAACTTCCCTCTTGCCCCGTGGAAGAACTTAACCCTCTGGTGCAGAAGCCCTTCTGGCTCAACTAAGGAGTTTGTGTTGCTGAAGGATGGGACCGGGTGGATTGCAACTCGCCCGGCCTCAGAGCAGGTCCGGGCTGCCTTCCCCCTTGGCGCCCTGACCCAGAGCCACACCGGGAGTTACCATTGCCATTCGTGGGAGGAGATGGCTGTGTCAGAGCCCAGTGAGGCTCTGGAGCTGGTGGGCACAG ACATGCTCCCCAAACCTGTCATTTCTGCTTCCCCCCCAATCCGGGGCCAGAAACTGCAAATCCGGTGCAAAGGATGGCTGGCAGGCATGGAGTTTGTTCTGTACAAGGAGGGAGTGCAGGAACCTGTCCAGCAACTTGGTGCGGTTGGGAGAGAAGCCTTCTTTACAATCCAAAGAATGGAGGCTAAAGACCAAGGCAATTATAGCTGCCGTACTCACACTGAAAAGCGCCCCTTCAAGTGGTCTGAGCCCAGTGAGCCCCTGGAGCTTGTCATAAAAG AAATGTACCCCAAGCCCTTCTTCAAGACATGGGCCAGCCCTGTGGTCACTCCTGGTGCCCGAGTGACTTTCAACTGCTCCACTCCCCACCAGCACATGAGCTTTATTCTTTACAAAGATGGAAGCGAAATAGCATCCAGTGACAGGTCTTGGGCAAGTCCAGGGGCCAGTGCAGCTCACTTTCTGATCATTTCGGTGGGCGCTGGTGATGGAGGGAATTACAGCTGCCGCTATTATGACTTTGCTATCTGGTCTGAGCCCAGCGACCCTGTGGAACTCGTGGTGACAG AATACTACCCGCAACCCACTCTCCTGGCACAGCCAGGTCCTGTGGTGCTTCCTGGAAAGAATGTGACCCTGCGCTGCCAAGGGGCTTTCCCAGGCATGAGGTTTGCCCTCTTGCAGGAAGGAAACCAGGTTCCCTTACGGTTCCAGAGCACCTCAGGGAACTCAGCTGACTTCCTCCTCCATACCGTTGGAGCAGAGGACTCTGGGAACTACAGTTGTGTCTACTACGAGACAACCATGTCAAATAGGGGATCGCATCTCAGCAAGCCCATTATGATCTGGGTGACTG ACACGTTTCCCAAGCCATGGTTGTTTGCTGAGCCCAGTTCTGTGGTTCCTGTGGGGAAGAATGTTACTCTCTGGTGTCAGGGGCCAGTCCATGGAGTAGGGTACATTCTgcacaaagaaagagaagccaCTTCAGTGCAGCTCTGGGGATCTACCAGTAATGACGGGGCATTCCCCATCACCAATATATCTGGTGCTAGCATAGGGCGTTACAGCTGCTGCTACCACCCTGACTGGACCAGCCCTATCAAGATACAGCCTAGCAACACTCTGGAACTCATAGTCACAG GTTTGCTCCCCAAACCCAGCCTCTTAGCCCAGCCAGGTCCCATTGTAGCCCCTGGAGAAAATATGACTTTTCAATGCCAAGGGGAACTTCCAGACTCAACATTTGTCCTGCTGAAGGAGGGCACTCAAGAGCCTTTGGAGCAACAGAAGCCAAGCGGGTACAGGGCTGACTTCTGGATGCCAGCGGTGAGAGGTGAAGATTCTGGGATCTATAGCTGTGTTTATTATTTGGATTCTGCTCCCTTTGCGGCTTCCAATCACAGTGACTTCCTGGAGATCTGGGTGACTG ATAAGCCCCCTAAGCCCTCGCTGTCAGCCTGGCCCAGCACTATGTTCAAGCTAGGGAAGGACATCACCCTTCAGTGCCGAGGACCCCTGCCAGGTGTTGAATTTGTCCTGGAGCATGACGGAGAAGAGGCTCCTCAGCAGTTCTCAGAGGATGGGGACTTCGTCATCAACAATGTAGAAGGAAAAGGCATTGGCAACTATAGCTGCAGCTACCGCCTCCAGGCCTATCCTGATATCTGGTCGGAGCCAAGTGATGCCCTGGAGCTGGTGGGGGCAGCAG GGCCTGCTGCTCAGGAGTGCACTGTGGGGAACATTGTCCGGAGTAGTCTGATTGTGGTGGTAGTTGTAGCCTTGGGGGTGGTGCTAGCCATAGAGTGGAAGAAGTGGCCTCGACTCCGAACCAG GGACTCAGAGACAGATGGAAGAGACCAGACCATAGCCCTTGAAGAGTGTAACCAAGAGGGAGAACCAGGCGCCAACACCAGCTCTCCCTCATCAGTCTCTCAGGAAACCTCAGTGGAACTGCCAGTCCCAATATAA